ACCCCGCCATGGCCGCCAACGACTGATCGAGGCGGACCTGGTGGTCGCGCGCGAACAGCGCCATTACGACCGATTCCGCGATCGCATCATCTTCCCGATCCGTGATCCACGCGGCCGCGTCGTCGCATTCGGCGGGCGCATCATCGGCGATGGCACGCCGAAATACCTCAATTCCAGCGAAACGCCGGTCTTCCACAAAGGACAGGCGCTGTACGGCCTCTACGAGGCGCGGCAGTCCGGCGCATCGCTGGACGAGATGCTGATCGTGGAAGGCTACATGGACGTGATCGGACTCGCGCAGCAAGGCGTGCACAATGCCGTGGCCACTCTCGGCACCGCGACCACCCGCGAGCACGTGCAGCGCTTGTATCGCAGCGCACGCCGAGTGGTGTTCTGCTTCGACGGCGACCGCGCCGGCAGGACCGCCGCCTGGCGCGCGCTGGAACAGGCCCTGCCCGTGCTCGAGGATGGTCGCGAGGCGGCTTTTCTATTCCTGCCCGAAGGCCAGGACCCCGACAGCTTCGTGCGCAGCGCCGGCCGCGAGGCCTTCCTCGACGCCTGCGTGCAAGCCACCCCTTTGTCGCAACTGCTGTTGCAGGAACTGCGCAGACGCCACCCCGGTGGCGATCTCGAGTCGCTCGCCGGCCTCGCCCACGAAGGCATGACGCTGATCCGCGATCTGCGTGCCGGGGTACTGCGCAGCCGCATCGTCGAAATGCTCGCGCGCGAAGCCCGAATGGACCCCGCAAGGCTCGAAACCAGCATCGCGCGAGACGAGACGCCGACCGGTACCGCAGCCACACCGGCCACCGTACGCCGGCCCCAAGGCATCGACCGCCGGCGCACCGTACGCTGGTCCCCGCTGCGCGCCGCCATCGCCCTGCTGGCCGAGCACCCGACCCTCGCGAGCGAGGCACCCGCAGCCGATGCGCTTGGCAGCCCGGACAACCCCGGCATCGCCCTCTATGCCGAGCTCCTTGAAACCCTGCGCGCGCACCCCAATATCACCACTGCCGGCATCCTGGAGCGCTGGCGCGGCCGCAAGGAGGAACTTCACCTTCTGCGTCTGATCGAATCCCGAGATGTCTATTTGGACGCGGACGCCGCCCGGCGG
The Acidihalobacter prosperus DNA segment above includes these coding regions:
- the dnaG gene encoding DNA primase, whose amino-acid sequence is MARIPQPFIDELLARADIVEIIHARVPLKRAGHEFKACCPFHNEKTPSFYVSPQKQFYHCFGCGAHGTALGFLIEHDRLDFVEAVETLAASLGLDVPREGGATEEPGRRDEREALYRCLEDAAGWFKQQLRNHPPAIDYLKQRGLDGEIAARFGLGYAPAAWEALRKALEPRHGRQRLIEADLVVAREQRHYDRFRDRIIFPIRDPRGRVVAFGGRIIGDGTPKYLNSSETPVFHKGQALYGLYEARQSGASLDEMLIVEGYMDVIGLAQQGVHNAVATLGTATTREHVQRLYRSARRVVFCFDGDRAGRTAAWRALEQALPVLEDGREAAFLFLPEGQDPDSFVRSAGREAFLDACVQATPLSQLLLQELRRRHPGGDLESLAGLAHEGMTLIRDLRAGVLRSRIVEMLAREARMDPARLETSIARDETPTGTAATPATVRRPQGIDRRRTVRWSPLRAAIALLAEHPTLASEAPAADALGSPDNPGIALYAELLETLRAHPNITTAGILERWRGRKEELHLLRLIESRDVYLDADAARREFQDAVARLLAQRSAVRFEVLRRKALDEGLNPAEKAEFSQLALTGGRDTHD